CATTAACTTTCTATGGCCTTGCCTTCACTTAGGGGAAAAAAGTTAGCCATGCTTCATAGCCTCCTAACTTATGTGAAAACTACATAGTGTTTGTTTTCAATAAGATTTTAACTCTAGTTAAGACCTTTATTCctatgggcttgtctatacttagaGTGCTAtaatggcacagctgtgctgctatagcatTTCACTGTAAACATACCTATGCTTGCTTAACAGGTGAGGGTTTCTCATCTGTTCAAGTAATACACAGCCCCCAgcagtggtagctaggttgatttaagaattctgttgacctagtgctgtctaaaCCAGGGTTAGGTCAGTTCAACTGTGGGTTGTCAGAGTAACATCTCCGGTTAGTCTTAAACAGCAAACTTCTCTTGTACACATGCTTTCTCTTACTCCTTTCAATACAAAATGTATGTGTACATTCTGTAAGCTACTTTTTATTTTACTACTCTAGATCTGTAAGGTTCTTGTCCAAAATGCCAAGTGATCAACAGACATCAGATGTTGGTCAATACTGAGTACTTCAGTAGTTTTTGGGAAGGAGGATTTGGGGACTGAAGCATACTCCTATAATTACACAGAGTGACCAGAGGATCTCATTATGCCATAGTGTATGCTATCAGAAATAAAAGTTCTCAAAGATACTTTTATAATAATCCAAAAGTAAGCAATTCAAAATCTTCCAGCTCAGACTTAAGGCAATTTAAGCATACCCCAGAGACCATGCATATTCCTAAATggggtggtggggtgggagtggaaaGATTACTGAATCCAAAAAATATCCTTTAGAAAATTTTAAAGCCACCCTCATCAGATTAAAAAAGGACTACACACACACTCGCTTCTGAGCACGTGCCAGTTTCTTTCAGTGTTTTGGAAGAAATGTCCACTAGTTAGATTATTCATTAATTCTTCTCCAAGGAACTTCTTGTACCTCACTGTCTAACTCTCCAGTAGGATATTGGATTAGTGACCCTGATCTAACCTGGTATAGAAATGTCTAGATTTCTAAGACAATAAGGAAAGGTCAGTATAAGAGGAAATCTCTCAAATGCCCCTGCTTGTAGAAGGCAGAGTGAGAAGTAATTTTGGGTGTCTGACATCGTGGTGTATAGATGTGGATGGTCGAGTTACAGTATGCAAAATGATTGCTACCTGCAGAGCTTGGCTTAAAAAGAGAACCCAACATCTATTTTAGCTGAACACGTTTATTTTTCTGACTTGCTATAAAATGCTTTCATTATAATAAATTTGACCTTTCTTTTAGGTGCAGCCTAAACACTTAGGCTGTGTTGGACTGAGCTGCTTCTACCTGGCTGTGAAAGCAACAGAAGAAGAAAGAAGCATTCCCTTAGCCACTGACTTAATTCAAATAAGCCAGTACAGGTTCACTGTATCGGACATGATGAGAATGGAGAAAATTGTGTTAGAGAAGCTATACTGGAGAGTCAAAGCTACAACTGCCTTTCAGTTTCTACAACTCTATCACTTGCTTATCCATGAGAATTTACCTTGTGAAAGGTAAAACAACTATTACACTGTGACTTTGAAGCTTCACTGCCCACTGGAAAGGGCTGGTGAAGAAAATCACTCAAGTAATCTACTTTAATGTATACAATTTAAATCAAAAGTGAGAATGCAAACGTTTACAAACTGGTAAACAGTGGCTGATATGAATCCCTGTGGATTGATACTGTGCTGTAATGAACAGAGCTTTCTCCTACTTCAGGGACAATGTTGATTACAGCTAAAATAAAAATGACCCAGGGCATAGTTTTAGATCAGGGAAACAGCCTTGCTGAACAGGTGCAGGTTAATGCACTGCTGCTCAAGCAGCAGTGTCTGGCAGTCTTTCAAAATcttttctctgaaaagacagCTGGTTTATGAATATCCTTAGTTACTTCAAGATCAAAACTTGCTTGGTCAACAAATACTGTAAGCACATCAAACCTGTAAAACCCCTTAGCTGAGTCAGAACAACCAGGGATATAAAGCCAAAACTGTTTTTACTTTACCATGTTGCCAGTCTTGCAAATGTATATAGAAAAATATCTatgcaaaaaacaaagcaaaagcacATTAAGCTGCAACACTTAATTGTATAGTACAGAAACTGAGTCCTAGAGCTAGTCTACAATGGGAACTTACACTGGCATACCTACAGCTctcaggtgtgaaaaatctacaccctgaatgtagctatgccaacctaacacCTGGTATAGACACTACTAGTCCCCAGCAGAAGTGAGGAGGTGGATTACGTACACTGACAGGAAAACCCCTGTCACTGACATAGGTTACTGTATAAGCTGAATTGTGGAAGCAGCATTGCTGTAGTAGTATAAGTGTAGATATACCGAACACCTCTGAACTTAAAAAGCCTGTCATTCTTCTTTCACAAACATTTCTGGAACTGATGCAACCCTTAAACCGTATCAAATAGAAtgcctgagtaattttgtattaaatGCTCAGCAAATTTCTAAGGCTTTTGGAGTCTTGATCTGACTTATATACCTAAAAAGAAAATTTCATGCTCTCTACAACTAACTAAACTCTTAATGCCATTCTCTTACAGAAGAAAGCATCTTAATTTTGAGAGACTTGAAGCCCAGCTTAAGGCATGTCACTGCAGAATCATGTTCTCTAAAGCCAAGGTACGTGGTTTCTAATACCATAAGCACACTGAGTTTACTGCAGCTTAACAGTCTCAGCTGTCAGTATTAACATTTACTTTGTTTCCCTTAGCCTTCTGTTTTGGCATTATCTATATTGGCACTAGAGATTGAAGAAAAGAAACTGTTAGAGTTGAAAGAAGTGATAGAATGCCTTCAGATACATTCCAAGGTATGtcattggggtggagggtggggggagaatgaCCTTAACTACAGTGAAGGGTAGAGCCTCTGAACAGGTTTAACATTAGGTTGTTGAACAgaattctgctttttttttttttttgaggaaccTTCAAGACAGATTCTAGTTTGCTactgttaaaaatgaaataattctTTACTTGCTCGGACAAATTGGAGTTGACTTTTTTCTCCCAAGATGGGGAGATTTTGAAAAACTTGCATGTAACTTTTATGCAGCATTCATGTGACTGGCTCATAGATGACAAAAAGGCACAACAGTCCTTCACAGTATCCATGATGTAAATCAGGATTCTGCATcctttggcatgcagccagtCAGGGAACTACgcggctgggctggtttgtttacctgcagtgtccacaggttcagccaatcgcagctcccactggcagcagtttgctgttccaggccaatgggggctgcaggaagcagcagccagcacatccttcagcccatgctgcttcctgcagcccacattggcctggaacggtggaCCATGGCTAGTGGGaactgcaattggctgaaccttcagatgctgcaggtaaacaaaccagcccggcctgtcAGCAGATTTCCCTCACAGGCCGCATACtaaagattgccaatccctgatgtAAATAAACCGCCAAGGAAAACCAACAAGTCAAGTTTTGGGTCAACTTGACTATTACTATCATCTACAACTTATATGGTGTCATTCTGTGAAACTACTGTGAAACTTGTTCACAAGGGAACAACTACTCCATTCTGTTGGAGCTCAGTAATCACAAAAATAATGTGAAGTATTTTGTCCAAGCTCTTGTGTGTTCTTAAGAACTAAGGGCCTTCAGCAGTCCATTGGCACCCAAGCTTGTCCCCTTCACACCTTCCCGCAATTGGCATGTGGTACAAGGCTTTTCTTAATGTAGCTTGCTTGTAGGAGGTGGTGAGGGTAGATTAAAACCACTGGAAAATGAGTGCTTCATTCTAGCTTCAACCTTTCTTCATTCAGACAAATAGCAGAGATCTAACTTTCTGGAAGGAGCTGGTATTAAAGTGCCTTGCAGAATATTCATCAAACAAGTGTTCAAAACCAAATGTTCAGAAGCTGAAGTGGATTGTGTCAGGACGTACAGCACGGCAGCTGAAGCATAGCTACTACAGAATCTCGCACCTCCCCACAATCCCAGAGACTGGCTCGTAACAGGTAACTTTCTTTAGCTGCTTTCAACTTCAATTTGTGCACAAACAGGAATCTTTAAACAAATAACTTTCTTCATGCTTACTAGACTGGAGGAGGTTTCTTCAGCCCCCTAGGCACAGCCTAGATATTCAACTTAGTTGTCAAACAAAGCAACTCTTCAATTTAATCAACACATTCCAAGTGGCCTGTCAATCCTTGGACACCTTTAGGTGCATCAACACTAATACCTGAAAATATAAACTGGCAACCCTCCTAATGTCTCCATAGCAAAGTACCAGTTTTCCCATACTGTGGTGTCCATCACTTGAATCTCACTGAAGTCTGGAGCACAGCTAGATTAGCAGAGCAAGTGGTGGGATGTGACAAAGATGCCAGGTGGTTAACCTGCTTCACATTCTGATGCTtacaaggaaaaagaagaaaggaagaagTGTCTATACTTGAGCAGCAGGTCAATGTATTAATCAGTGCACCAAAACTTGTAGTGAAGGTTGGTTAGCCCATCCTCCAGACCGAGTTACTGAAATTGGCTTGCCTGTAACAACTTTCTGGTTGTCTTAGGACTCCTATATGCATGTTAGGAACAAGTCCTGAACATACAATAAAGATTCTGAGATAATTGTCATAGAAAAGTCTACAAAGCCGATGTCATACAACAATGATTTCCCTACAAAAATACCCTGTCAACTGAAGTAGTATGTAATGCATTAAGACACTGCTTCCTTTCTCACTTCCAAAGCTCTACAGTAGAAAttcagttacaaacaccagagttaaaaactgaccagtcaaccacacttCATTTGGACCTGAAAGTATGCAGTCAGGCAGTAGAGATTTGTGGGGTGGGGAAGCAAATACTGCATAGTATAgaattgtgttaaatataaactGCTAAAAATTAGTCAGTGTAAAAATTGACACAGTAAGAAAACTGTTTGTGCTTTTCACtttttaagatggttaaaagcatttttcttctacataaagtttcaaagctgtattaagttgaTGTTCAGTTGTGAACTCTTGAActgtaacattttgttcagagtaacaaacaacctccattcctgaggttgtaactctgaggttctattgtatctACATAGTTTAAACATGGTTAAACTTAATCTGGCAAAACTAGCCTCTAACTCTTTGTCCTGTGCATTGACTAGACAAGCTGTTTTCCAACACTTTATTGGAACGCTGCTTTTATCTAACCAATGTATAATAAACCAGTCTTGCTGAAACAGACTTTAAAGGCCTGAAATAAACTTGAGGGGTGGGGAGTCTAAGCTGTACATAAGTTAATTACTGTTTTAGCCTATTACCCAACTAACTTTCACTGCTGAGTTGctactttcatttcatttttttaaatgactgccaTTAACTATCTCTTCCTTGGAgtatccttccccctccccatcctcttccTACTTTTGGGAGCAGAAATTGTCTTACTACAGATGTAGTACAGCAACAGCTGTTTAGTTGACTTAATGTCTCTCTTAGTGTCTGCACAGGAATCTTAAAATAGAAAGATGACTATCCTGAAGGCTGGCTTACAGAATTCAGCTGTGGAATTGAAAACTGAAGCCTAAAACCTGACAACTGTTCAACTTGTGGGAAAACTAAAACATCCAGGTTTCTTTAGTAGACCTTTCcagcaaatgcagttgtactgGTGCTGACTACAGGAGTAGTGAACAGTTCCTGAAGGATGAATGACTAAAACCTGCCTGAATATTGAAATATGAAAATGTAACAGTGAAGAATCGTAATACTGTTTATAGTAGTGAATAGCCTCAAGACAACTCAGTAGTTAACTGACAGAACAGCTAGTGTAGTTTAACCTTGGTTACTGCAACTGTGGCTGTTTAGCTGGATTACATAACTTCATGCAATTTGATTTTCCACCTCCTAAAACTTGTACTTGAAACATAGGAGGCATAATGTGCTTCAGGACTCCTGAGGCTACCAAACAGTCTCTGACATCTCCCTGATACTGCACGGGATAGATAACTGCATCCCAGAGACTAAGTCAAATGTTTTGTAttgttgtgtttttctttttgagtAGCCATGTCATCGTGCACAAGGCAGTGGTCCTTTGATGCAGTGCTGTCCACCTCCAGTGCAGAGTTGACAACTCTGGCTAAGACGATAAAATACAAATCAGACAGATGCTATGCTGGGGCAAGCCTGCAGTTGTTACTCTTCATCATTATTGAACTTAGCCATCCTTCTACCCTCATTTTGTGAAGAGTGTAATTTTGGGAACTTTGAATGGTGGAGATTGAAAGCATGGCTTTCACAAGCAAACTGCACCCTATATCAGTTTGCAATGTCAGTAAAACTGCTACTTTGCTATTGCTGTTTAAAGTCAGTTGTAGAGCCTGACAAAATCTTCCCCCTAGATTCTATTCTAGACAATGGAGCAAATTCTGATTGTTATGCAGGTGCTGTTTGCATGCCCTCAATAGAAATTGTACCAGTACCACCATAATGTAAGATGACATCAGCTTTTGTTGCCTAAATAGGAGATTGTATCTATTCCTTTAATAGTTGGAGTTCTGAATCAGCTCTGCTACTTTGAACAAGTACAGCTTCATTCCTTGTTTGTCACTAAAAGATCTAAACCTATGTGTCAATACTAGCTCTTCAGCACTAGAGGAATGAGAGAGTACATTCTAAAGATGTTCATAAATGGGATGCCTAAGCGCAAATAAAGCTGCAGCGTTGTATGTCATGAAGCAAATGTCTGAAGCTGGGATGTAGGCAGTGAGCTCTGAATGCTCTGCTCTGCACTGCATTGCATGAGAACCTCTTATTGGTCAATCATTAACTCCTGCATGCACCCTAAACTTATCTGGGCAATGGGAGAAAAGAACTGTCAATAGTTAAATAAAACATGGGGCTGGTACACTAACATCTACTTTCCAAAGTCTAACACTGATTTTTGGGGAAACTCCTCACCTTCCTTCTAATGTAGTAAAAGCATAGTCAAACTTCCTACAGAACACTTTAAACTACTGCAAGTAGTGAACAGCTTGAGGAGGAAAATTTTTTACTATAAACTTAAAGGTGAATGTTGTTGCTAACCTTGACCATGCAGATAGCAGCGGTAACTACATACAGCGTACCTAACTGGTGAAAGGGGCAAGGGATGTAAAGGATAGTACATGCTATGCAAGTTGAATGCAACTGCTGAAGATGCACTGAGCTAGTTTTAGCAGAAGTAACTGTTTCAGTTTCATTAAAGAATGTACCTTTCAATAAAACTTATTGTAATGCAGGTATCTGAGTAACTGTCCTTTTGACCCTCTTCTCAATACCTATTACAAaactgtttgtttctttattaCTATTCTGTGAACAGTAATTAAACTTCCCCCATAAATGCTCTTATGAAAGTAAACTTAAACTGTAGGTGCTAAGAGCTATTGTAGAGATATCATTGTCATCTATTTTAAAACAGCTGTCAACTCCTGGTGTAAGGAAAGATGATTTTTTTGTACCGGTGACACCTAAGACCAAATCTTGATATGTTTGTTTAATGTACAGATGATAGGGTTGGttttcacttcccctctctaATTTGACTTTAAATGTCAAAGTAGGAGCCGAATGTCTGATATAGACTAGCCTGACTTTTTTTCTAAATGATTACTCCATCTGAAATGAAGGGTATGGTAAAGTCCACAGTGGGTTGCAACACCACACTATACTAGTAGGCTACATcttcctactttaaaaaaaaaccttggaTACCTTCTATTGGGATACTCAGATTTTGAACACAAGGCTTAAACTATCCTCCCCAAGAACTGGGAGTTTGGTATTAGCACCTGTTTCCATAGCTAATAAAATTAGTGTAGGAGGGCTTCAGAACAGCTGTGAGGAAAGCTCTACTGCAGCCCTAAACAGAGCATTATAGTGGCCTTCTTACATAAGCagttcttgagaaaggactaagTGTCCATTACATACCTTTGCTAATGCTTTTACAATTGATTTTGAAGGGTTGACTAAGCAGTTACTTCTCCCTCAGCTGTAGGGGTAATTTCTTGACTGGAGCTGTATATGAAAGCCTAAATGAAACTGTTGGATAACTATGCTCCTATCCAGAAAGCTCACATTATCTCTTGGGTTTATGTCTGAGGCATCTGAAGAGAGCAAAAGGGATTTGAACTCAAGTGAAATCATATCCTACATGTGCCACTCCATCTCTTCCTCATGAACCCTAGACAGAGTCTTGTACTGGGCTGACTATAATAGAAACTACTTTTAGGCAATAACTGGAAGTGGATGATAACAGGGCCTCCTtccactgctttaaaaaaaagtcttgtcCCCTAACTTCAAGATACATAATCACAGCTAACTGGCTTTTTCCTCCTGTGTTTGGTACAATTCTAACCAGTTGCAGCTTAGTTGTAGGTTTGGTTAAAGTTTTGCTATCTCCCGTTTATATTGCAGTAACATGCTCATCTTGGCCTGTCTTTGAAGAACTCTCCCAAAGCATCACAGGGCTCCAGAGCCTTGACTGCATAGGAATGTCTGCTGTAAGGGTACAAGTTGTCAAATGCAGGTTATGGAGAATACAGAATTCCATTTTTAATGATGGTCTAAGAATCCTACTTAGTACTACTGCTATAAATATGCAGTTTGCACAAACTCTTTACATATTAACTAAACTTTCAGTTAACATTTGTACAGTACCCCCTTGTAGCATTCACTGTCACTTGCTGCCACAAAATGTTCACCTCACAGACCAGATACTTTTTGcccttcagttttcttttttccatCCTCTTTCTTTGCCCTGGATTTGTCCATACAGCCACACTCAATTCTCATGCTATTTGTCAGAAATAAGAACTAGTTAGCTGGACATTTTTAGAGTCTCAGCCTTTGGACTAATGCACTAGTGAAATTAGTGGTGATATGAGATATCTACCCTCTTCCCTGTCATAATGGCTCAGAGGTCTGAACCTCTTCTATAAAATGAAAAAGTTAGATTCTACAAAAATTAAATGCTATCCCAGCCCAGTGGATCAGGTAACAGCTGACCTATGTGCTAGGAGGTTTGATATGGTTTCAGGGAGTGTTACAAGAAAGTAGCTTTACTATATTTGTTCCTAGGTGTAATGGAAGGGATTGACAGTATTTTACAAATGGATTAAGTTCTTGCACCCTACACTCACTCCTTCCTCTGTACTCCCATAGCTGTTGATCAGCTGACACTCTTAATTAAGCCTGAGATTTTAATGGATTGGTGGCTGCTGGCAGATCACTGTTAATGGGAGACCTCTATTCAGTTCATGCTGTGAATTCCAGGTCTATCTGTAAACATGCATAACAGTGCAAAGCATGATGCAGGCTTCTTACTCTTTTAGATAGGGAGATGATTTGGCTTTTGTAATAAAATGTTGGACATATATTCAGTCTTTGCTGGCTACATTAAGAATTAAAATAGGAAAGTCTTAGAATATGTAACTTTCATATAAAGCACATAATATGAAGTAGTCAAGCACCAGCCAAAACCTGTAAGTAAAATTTATATTTTCTTAAATTCAAACTGTACACTAAGTAGGGACAATAGAAATGCATAACTGCACATTTATTTTCTTGCACAATGGTATGTAAGTCAACATTTTGTTCAGTGTGTTAGTCAGGAAGAGGTACAATATGGTAGCTCTCACACGGGAAGTTTTTTAAATTCTAAAAGAAAAGTTTTAAGTTCTAAGTACACAACATCCTACAGGCACCCTTTCAGAAACCAAAACCTCTTCTCCCACAAAGAATATGAAGTTATTATACTGTAAGTAGACCTACGAGTACTGgaacccaggcttcagcctaAATCTTTTGACTTTCTGCTACCATGCTGTCTGTCCTTCAGCAACATTTGGCACAACACTAAAATGTCAAAACTTATTTTATGTATCTAAGAGTAATATTCCTGTTTCTACCACTGGGGTTTTAAGAATGAATTTACTAACACACATCAGAGGGCTGCTAACCAAATGAGAGCTACaaaagtacatttttaaaatttagaaaaATACAGGTCTTTCAAATTTAAGGATAATGGTAAGTGGCTTGCCTGTAGGATTAATTCTCCACAAGATGATGAGTGCTGACATTTATGTAGCATTCTATAACTGTGCCTCTTTCACTTCACAGTGGAATATTTCCACAAATCCATACTGCTTTAAAACAGTCGACACCTTTAAAGTACATATATCATGTGTGCATATTTTTCATTAATATCAAAGTTAGCACACAATTAAAAATGAGCCTCTAGCTTTGCTGTTTGCCTTGATCCTACTGAAAAGAATCCTCTGTAAACTATCCACAGAGACAGTATTCGATACTCATTCTGTAGACAGGTGAAGTCTTTAGCAACGACATATTCCACTCCTTCAGTTTAACATAGAATTTTTCTCTGGTTCTTTGGAACACAGCTGCAAAGTTTATTTTTCAAGTTTGGAAAAGTCGGGTCCTCCTTTGCTGTAGTTCCCAGAAATttctgccccactgaagtcaaagccaGGATTCTGTACAGAGATAAAAGATTCATAAAGGTTAGTATTCAATATATCACTATATAAATCAAAGTTTTTTAACGTTCTCCTGAACTGATAAAAACACACAACCTTCTGCTTGTTATGTTCCTGGGAATTGGCACAGTTGAAATTATCCAGGGAGAGTGAAAATTTTTTGCACACACACATCAGCagttacacacacagagagattgAGATTATGGCTGGTGGCTTgcccagctacaaaagtgagtTTGCAGGCTCTTGCCATCCCAAGTTTAGGAGGCAGCTAGATTTCCATATCAAGAAAATCTTTTAAATGTTATTAGGGAGCAGGGTTAAATATTATAGCTGTTGACTTttacaatgtccctttaaattgCTATCTGAAAGGGGAAGTTCCTGCAGTACTGGACAGCTCGTTTTTATAAAAATGCTGctgttttttgttaaataaattgtGTTGATTCAGCACTTGCTAACTGTTAAACTATAGTAattcagcagagctgtgggaaTAATGCCAGTACACAAAGATGGTGAAGTGCTATAAGTAGTAGTCGTCACAGTGCTGGGAAACAAGTTTAGCATGAAATCTACTCAAAATAGAGGAAGGAATTATTTGCCCAGtgagtttattctcctttgtctTCAAAACAAAGTTTTGACTGTGTGTTCTGTATAAATATACTCAAGGAGACTTGATTTTGAAAAGTAAACtttatatacagctatgtaatcATTAAGAGAGAGATTGCCATATACAGGTCCTCTTTTAAGGCTCAATTCTCCTGCTGTTGGGTACCTGcaactttcactgaagtcaaatgcCAAGATTCTAAATGAACTATACATTACTTTCCAAAATGAATGCCTTCTTTAAATTCTAAAAGAAGAGTTTTAGGTTCTCTCAAATTACAGAATGGCATCCTACAAGCAAAGTTTGGTATCCTAATGAAGATTCAACCCATTAAGTGACAAATCAACCAGAATgggttaaaataaaatagtacaaATGGGTTAACTTTGTGTATCTCTGATGAATGTAAAAATTTTTCTCAGTTTCATGGCCATAACCGGTGCATAATATGTATAAATAGGACACAAACAGTAATTAGTGTCCTCTGACTTGCCTCTCTTTGGAATCTCTCCAGTGTAAGTTTCCTCTGCATCTGGTCCTGTACCCAAGGATCAGCGGCATACTCATTTTCTAACAGAGAGGTCCAACAATTTCCAGCATCTCTATTTGTCTTCATTAGAACAATACGTATCAATTTTCTGTCTTCTTcataagaaaaacagaaataacCATTGGACTTAGTGCTATACTCTTTTTCAGCCAAATTCAACATTAATATTTTAGTGAACTTTCTGGTGAAACTTCATTCTCAAAGGCTGTGCAAAAAGATATTTCATTCAATGAAAATGAAGACAAACTCAGACGTCCAGACCAATGTGCAACAAGAAAACTTGAAAACTAAGGAAAAGAAGATCCCTTTATTCATATGTTTAGAACACTGTACATACATATTTCCTCCCTCCAAACTAAGTGGAACCTTTCTAGAGGGACTGActgatgaggaaagattaatttaattaaatatagtaactcctcacttaacatcctccAGGTTAACATTTCATTGTTACCTCACTGTTCTATTAGAGAACACGCttatttaaagttgcgcaatgttCCCTTATAACAtttggccacctgctttgtctactgcttgcaggattctctggcagagcagctggttctCATGGGAGCTCGGAACCATGATGGATCTGAaccctcccccccggccccaaATCAGCTCCCCTCCACCTCACcggtgcctcccctccccacatctcctgccccctgcaatcagctgtcttgcaggaggctggggggaaatggggaggagcaaggacacagCGTGCTCATGGGGGGGGGTGTAGCAGGAGCAGGCAGAggcaggtggggccttgggggaaggtgtggagtgagggtgggcctggggcagagccggggtTGAGAAACCCCCAGGCAAAGTCGGTACCTGTGCTTCTACCTGAGTAGCAAAGGGGGAAGCTGTCGCTGCTGCTACTCAAGGTGCTTCCTAGCCTAAGGtggcaccttcagcctccttgcccacCTCATTGTCTGCAGAGGGCTGTGCCTGTGTTGGTAAGGCAGAGGCCCCTCCCAACTACTGTATGTTTGTAAACACACTCTACATACACACTACCCTCCAGCAATTCATCATTGCTTTATAGCCCAACCACTGCCCTCCTTCCTGCTTGGGAACAGGGTGCCAAGCCAAGTGCCTGCAGAAGCTCCGCCCGAGGCCACCAGCCACCTGCAAACGCTGCCTTGCTGTCTTGCGCCTGAATACACAACATTCCATTCGCTCTcctccgcccccctcccccttttgcgGGAAGGGGGTAAGAACACAGGGTGAGAGCTGGCCCAAAGCAAGCTAATAGCGTTCCAGTCCCTGCTTCACCCTAGCAAGGGGGAGAAGCTGCCTAGGGATGCACAGAGCCTGGCCCTACTCCCATGAAAGTCTGAAATCCATGGGAGATTTGCTATTCATTTCAAtgccaactgcttctctctgcccctgcatgcacacagcagggaggggcacagCCCTACAGCAGATGTTATTTTCCTCCTCTTACAACAGTCACAGCTATACTGGCTGCAGTGCTGCCCTGGTGCTGAGTGCCTGGTTACTATAGGAGGTACAGGAGGGTCAGTTTTTCCAGAGCACCCTGGAAGAAGGCCTTTGTTCCTCCAGCAGGGCTCCTATGAAAGTAAGAACGTGCAATGAAACTGACTCCATAACTAGTCCTAGCCTAAACCTACAGGGCTTCCAGTAGGGGAGCAGATTACCATGGAGAATGACATGGGTTTtccaaattctctc
The DNA window shown above is from Gopherus flavomarginatus isolate rGopFla2 chromosome 7, rGopFla2.mat.asm, whole genome shotgun sequence and carries:
- the CCNG1 gene encoding cyclin-G1, which encodes MIEMLVTTEAQELLGQLNALLEQELRYQPKASGLRLIETAHDNGLRMTARLRDFEVKDLLSLTQFFGFSTETFSLAVNFLDRFLSKMKVQPKHLGCVGLSCFYLAVKATEEERSIPLATDLIQISQYRFTVSDMMRMEKIVLEKLYWRVKATTAFQFLQLYHLLIHENLPCERRKHLNFERLEAQLKACHCRIMFSKAKPSVLALSILALEIEEKKLLELKEVIECLQIHSKTNSRDLTFWKELVLKCLAEYSSNKCSKPNVQKLKWIVSGRTARQLKHSYYRISHLPTIPETGS